A single Catharus ustulatus isolate bCatUst1 chromosome 7, bCatUst1.pri.v2, whole genome shotgun sequence DNA region contains:
- the LOC116998670 gene encoding UDP-glucuronosyltransferase 1A1-like: protein MGGESKGQRPLLLPLLCLLSPAAAGRLLVIPMEGSHWLSMKKVLVELSKRGHEIVVVAPDNKILIDSADVYELKSYPVPLMKEVVEEHVRTLSAKSFSQDPFLVRFWKLLLEYRQSGVIFHASCKSLLYNQELMKYIGDSHFDALLTDPVSPCGQIIALHFSIPSVFFLRLVPCALEVRAAQGPDPPSYVPRMFSENTDHMTFSQRVRNFLIALSESFICNIAYSQFEELASEILQKPMTMTELLSHGSVWLRRIDFVFEYPMPVMPNMVFIGGIHCGEKKKPLPQACPKICDFSPKSTFATVPMQAGSDFDLALP from the exons ATGGGAGGAGAGTCCAAAGGGCAGAGGC CACTGCTTCTCCCCTTATTGTGCCTCTTGAGcccggctgctgctgggaggctCCTGGTGATCCCCATGGAGGGCAGCCACTGGCTCAGTATGAAAAAAGTGCTGGTTGAGCTGAGCAAGAGAGGGCATGAAATCGTGGTCGTCGCACCCGACAACAAAATCCTGATTGATTCCGCGGATGTCTATGAACTGAAAAGCTACCCTGTACCATTGATGAAGGAGGTCGTGGAAGAACATGTGCGGACCCTTAGTGCAAAATCTTTCAGCCAAGATCCTTTCCTGGTGAGATTCTGGAAGCTTTTGTTAGAATACAGGCAGAGTGGAGTCATCTTTCATGCTTCCTGCAAGTCCTTGCTGTACAACCAAGAGCTGATGAAGTACATCGGAGACAGTCACTTCGATGCCCTGCTCACGGATCCTGTGTCTCCTTGTGGGCAGATCATTGCCCTGCACTTCTCCATCCCCAGTGTTTTCTTCCTGCGGCTGGTCCCATGTGCCTTAGAGGTTCGCGCGGCTCAGGGCCCGGACCCGCCATCCTACGTCCCACGCATGTTCTCGGAAAACACGGACCACATGACCTTCTCCCAGAGGGTGCGGAACTTCCTGATTGCCCTTTCTGAGTCCTTCATCTGCAATATCGCCTATTCTCAATTTGAAGAGCTGGCCTCAGAGATCCTCCAAAAACCGATGACAATGACAGAGCTTTTAAGTCATGGATCGGTCTGGCTGCGGAGAATTGACTTTGTCTTTGAGTATCCCATGCCTGTCATGCCCAACATGGTTTTCATTGGAGGCATCCACTGTGGAGAGAAGAAGAAGCCGTTACCTCAG GCCTGCCCCAAGATTTGTGACTTTTCACCTAAATCCACCTTTGCCACTGTCCCTATGCAAGCAGGGAGCGACTTTGATCTTGCCCTGCCGTGA
- the LOC116998671 gene encoding UDP-glucuronosyltransferase 1-6-like: MALRFCCAWISILLLLPSLSAAGKLLVVPMVGSHWLSMQEVVEELSQRGHEVVVLVPEVTWQIETTQNYKVVTYPVRQPLEELDNVFQEYVAVHLTEKPFPLNALAMYKASVHVFSTFFGQCKDLFRSQETLRFLNESGFDAILTDPAFMCGAILAHHLSLPFVFFMRGFPCNLHFSAPQSPSPLSYIPRLFSFNSDRMTFFQRVENTLISLLELDYCNGFYGEALKLSSEVLQRDVSLTDLVNSAAVWLMRFDFVFEYPRPVMPNMVFVGGINCAKEKPLPKAYEEPSKPDKQGKE; this comes from the exons ATGGCTTTGAGGTTTTGCTGTGCCTGGatttccatcctcctcctcctgcccagcctctcGGCTGCAGGGAAGCTCCTGGTGGTGCCCATGGTGGGAAGCCACTGGCTGAGCATGCAGGAGGtggtggaggagctgagccagagAGGGCATGAGGTGGTGGTGCTGGTTCCTGAGGTGACCTGGCAGATAGAGACGACGCAGAACTACAAGGTGGTCACATATCCGGTGAGGCAACCCCTGGAAGAGCTGGATAATGTTTTCCAGGAATATGTTGCTGTGCATCTGACAGAGAAGCCTTTCCCCCTCAATGCGCTGGCGATGTACAAAGCCTCGGTGCATGTATTCAGCACCTTCTTTGGGCAGTGCAAGGACTTGTTCCGCAGCCAGGAGACCCTGAGGTTCCTCAATGAAAGCGGCTTTGATGCCATCCTGACAGATCCTGCCTTCATGTGTGGGGCCATCCTCGCCCACcatctctcccttccctttgtgTTCTTCATGAGGGGATTCCCTTGCAACCTGCACTTTTCAGCCCCACAAAGCCCAAGCCCTCTGTCCTACATCCCGAGACTCTTCAGCTTCAACTCGGACCGCATGACTTTCTTCCAGCGGGTGGAGAACACCCTGATTTCCCTCCTGGAGCTTGACTACTGCAATGGTTTCTATGGAGAAGCACTTAAGCTTTCCTCAGAAGTTCTTCAGAGAGATGTGTCCCTCACAGACCTTGTGAACTCTGCTGCCGTTTGGCTCATGAGGTTTGACTTTGTGTTTGAGTACCCCAGGCCAGTGATGCCCAACATGGTCTTTGTTGGGGGGATCAACTGTGCTAAGGAGAAACCGCTGCCTAAG GCTTATGAAGAGCCCTCAAAACCTGATAAACAAGGCAAAGAATAA
- the LOC116998672 gene encoding UDP-glucuronosyltransferase 1A1-like: MLVALLLPLLCLLSPAAAGRLLVIPMEGSHWLSMKKVLVELSKRGHEIVVIAPDNKILIDSADIYELKTYPVPLTKEDMEEHIHAATARAFNQEPFLVRFWKLLGDYRKSGTMFHASCKSLLYNQELMKYIGDSHFDALLTDPVSPCGQIIALHFSIPSVFFLRLVPCALEVRAAQGPDPPSYVPRMFSENTDHMTFSQRVRNFLIALSESFICNIAYSQFEELASEILQKPMTMTELLSHGSVWLRRIDFVFEYPMPVMPNMVFIGGIHCGEKKKPLPQVSGWLGEVVGVTHLHDPNEAFYRDVSYLSLGERLKSLK; the protein is encoded by the coding sequence ATGCTTGTGGCACTGCTTCTCCCCTTATTGTGCCTCCTGAGcccggctgctgctgggaggctgCTGGTGATCCCCATGGAGGGCAGCCACTGGCTCAGTATGAAAAAAGTGCTGGTTGAGCTGAGCAAGAGAGGGCACGAAATCGTGGTCATTGCACCAGACAACAAAATCCTGATTGATTCCGCGGATATCTATGAACTGAAAACCTACCCTGTACCATTGACAAAAGAGGACATGGAAGAACACATACACGCTGCTACTGCAAGAGCTTTCAACCAAGAACCTTTCCTGGTGAGATTCTGGAAGCTTTTAGGAGATTATCGGAAGAGCGGGACTATGTTTCATGCTTCCTGCAAGTCCTTGCTGTACAACCAAGAGCTGATGAAGTACATCGGAGACAGTCACTTCGATGCCCTGCTCACGGATCCTGTGTCTCCTTGTGGGCAGATCATTGCCCTGCACTTCTCCATCCCCAGTGTTTTCTTCCTGCGGCTGGTCCCATGTGCCTTAGAGGTTCGCGCGGCTCAGGGCCCGGACCCGCCATCCTACGTCCCACGCATGTTCTCGGAAAACACGGACCACATGACCTTCTCCCAGAGGGTGAGGAACTTCCTGATTGCCCTTTCTGAGTCCTTCATCTGCAATATCGCCTATTCTCAATTTGAAGAGCTGGCCTCAGAGATCCTCCAAAAACCGATGACAATGACAGAGCTTTTAAGTCATGGATCGGTCTGGCTGCGGAGAATTGACTTTGTCTTTGAGTATCCCATGCCTGTCATGCCCAACATGGTTTTCATTGGAGGCATCCACTGTGGAGAGAAGAAGAAGCCGTTACCTCAGGTCAGTGGCTGGCTGGGAGAGGTTGTGGGAGTCACACACCTGCATGATCCAAATGAAGCATTTTATAGGGATGTATCTTATCTCTCTCTTGGAGAGAGACTGAAGAGCCTGAAGTGA
- the LOC116998673 gene encoding UDP-glucuronosyltransferase 1A1-like, protein MAPGLSPSPQVVVLLLSLLGLAAAGKLLVLPADGSHWLSMREVVDMLQQKGHEVVVVAPEVTMRIKTSKSFVMKVYSVPYTEEDLKKEFQAFFHFSFEQGSFLERFVKAYQGIKRITNFGVTSCGHLLQNKELIRYLEESKFDAVLTDPVLLCGAILAKHLSLPSVYFLRGIPCGLDFDATQCPRPPSYVPRGFTQLTDHMTFLQRVKNLLHDIPDIFLCDFAFEPYSKLASEFLQRDVTVQDLLRQASVWLLRSEFVLEYPRPLMPNIIPIGGVNCAHKELSQDCCDEFRDHKAQ, encoded by the exons atggcCCCGGGGCTCAGTCCTTCCCCACAAGTTGTGgttctgctcctgtccctgctaggtctggctgctgctgggaagctcctggtgctgccgGCAGACGGGAGCCACTGGCTCAGCATGCGGGAGGTGgtggacatgctccagcagaAGGGACATGAGGTGGTCGTGGTGGCACCTGAAGTCACTATGCGCATCAAGACATCAAAGAGTTTTGTGATGAAAGTGTACTCGGTCCCTTACACAGAGGAAGATTTGAAGAAAGAATTCCaggcattttttcatttttcatttgaacaAGGATCTTTTCTGGAAAGATTTGTTAAAGCATACCAAGGTATTAAAAGAATCACGAATTTTGGGGTAACCAGCTGTGGACATCTCCTGCAAAACAAGGAGCTCATCAGGTACCTTGAGGAGAGCAAGTTTGATGCTGTCCTTACAGACCCTGTCCTACTGTGTGGGGCGATCCTGGCGAAGCATCTTTCACTTCCTTCTGTGTATTTCTTACGAGGAATCCCGTGTGGGTTAGATTTTGATGCCACTCAGTGTCCCAGGCCCCCCTCCTATGTCCCCAGGGGATTTACACAACTTACAGACCACATGACCTTTCTCCAGCGGGTGAAGAATCTACTTCATGACATCccagatatttttctctgtgattttgcCTTTGAACCCTACTCAAAACTTGCTTCTGAGTTCCTCCAGAGGGATGTGACTGTGCAGGATCTCTTACGCCAGGCTTCAGTTTGGCTCTTGAGGTCAGAATTTGTTTTAGAGTATCCAAGGCCTTTGATGCCCAACATCATTCCAATTGGAGGAGTAAATTGTGCTCACAAGGAGCTGTCTCAG GATTGTTGTGATGAGTTCAGGGATCATAAAGCCCAATAA
- the LOC116998675 gene encoding UDP-glucuronosyltransferase 1A1-like, with product MAPGLSPSPPVVVLLLSLLGLATAGKLLVTHVDGSPWLSVQEVLNTLRQKGHEVVVLAPEVSVHIKPSENYEMKMYSVPYTKEELEKDMKAYFHLLFEEGSFFGRFFNVFESTKRVTNFGLSNCEQLLQNKELIRYLEESKFDAVFTDPFLTCGAILAEHLSIPAIFFYRFVPCELDFEATQCPSPPSYVPRAFSDNADHMTFLQRVMNLLYDIPNIFLCDFAYKPYSKLASAFLQREVTVQDLLRKGSVWLFRLDFVLDYPRPVMPNIIPIGGLNCSPKKHRELPEVGLV from the coding sequence ATGGCCCCGGGGCTCAGTCCTTCCCCACCAGTTGTGgttctgctcctgtccctgctgggtcTGGCTACTGCTGGGAAGCTCCTGGTGACGCACGTGGATGGGAGCCCATGGCTCAGCGTTCAGGAAGTGCTGAACACACTGAGGCAGAAGGGACACGAGGTCGTTGTGCTGGCACCTGAAGTCTCCGTGCACATCAAGCCATCTGAGAACTATGAGATGAAAATGTACTCAGTCCCATACACAAAGGAAGAGCTCGAGAAAGATATGAAGGCgtattttcatcttttatttgAAGAGGGATCtttttttggaagattttttaaCGTATTTGAAAGTACTAAAAGAGTCACTAATTTTGGGCTCTCCAACTGTGAACAGCTCTTGCAAAACAAAGAGCTCATCAGGTACCTTGAGGAGAGTAAGTTTGATGCTGTCTTTACAGACCCTTTCCTAACCTGTGGGGCAATCTTGGCAGAGCATCTTTCAATTCCTGCCATATTTTTCTATAGATTTGTCCCGTGTGAGTTAGATTTTGAAGCCACTCAGTGTCCCAGTCCTCCTTCCTATGTGCCCAGGGCATTTTCAGACAATGCAGACCACATGACCTTTCTCCAGCGAGTGATGAATCTGCTCTACGACATCcctaatatttttctctgtgattttgcCTATAAACCCTATTCAAAACTGGCTTCTGCGTTCCTGCAGCGGGAGGTGACTGTGCAGGATCTCTTACGGAAGGGCTCTGTTTGGCTCTTCAGGTTAGATTTTGTGCTTGACTATCCAAGACCCGTGATGCCCAACATCATTCCAATTGGAGGACTGAACTGTTCTCCGAAGAAGCACAGGGAACTGCCTGAGGTGGGTCTGGTTTAA